One part of the Xiphophorus maculatus strain JP 163 A chromosome 1, X_maculatus-5.0-male, whole genome shotgun sequence genome encodes these proteins:
- the cacna1d gene encoding voltage-dependent L-type calcium channel subunit alpha-1D isoform X7, giving the protein MPFIIRGKPLRGAQYASNRKTTPSSDTPAIWSDSRTSLHQLPSPEPIQAPASTGKPIGSSCGLLGASSSSQGGSGSGVSPVLAWHAAITAARQAQDDVETPEKDSRPSACASGPAPVGSLAQRKRQQYAKSKKQGGSTNSRPPRALFCLTLNNPIRRACISLVEWKPFDIFILLSIFANCVALAIYIPFPGDDSNSTNQELETVEYAFLIIFTIETFLKIIAYGLVMHQNSYVRNGWNMLDFVIVIVGLFSVVLEMITKDADSGGQTGGKPGGFDVKALRAFRVLRPLRLVSGVPSLQVVLNSIIKAMVPLLHIALLVLFVIIIYAIIGLELFIGKMHATCFVIKSGALAEEEPAPCAVSGHGRRCLVNGTICREGWQGPNNGITNFDNFLFAMLTVFQCITMEGWTDVLYWMNDAMGFELPWVYFVSLVIFGSFFVLNLVLGVLSGEFSKEREKAKARGDFQKLREKQQLEEDLKGYLDWITQAEDIDPENEEEGDEEGKRNRVTLADLTEKKKGKFGWFSQSTETQASMPTSETESATTDNHNGEEDKSLCCGPLCRQWRRWNRFCRRKCRAAVKSVTFYWLVIILVFLNTLTIASEHYNQPEWLTEVQDVANKVLLALFTLEMLVKMYSLGLQAYFVSLFNRFDCFVVCGGIVETILVELAIMSPLGISVLRCVRLLRIFKVTRHWASLSNLVASLLNSMKSIASLLLLLFLFIIIFSLLGMQLFGGKFNFDETVTKRSTFDNFPQALLTVFQILTGEDWNTVMYDGIMAYGGPASSGMVVCIYFIILFICGNYILLNVFLAIAVDNLADAESLNTAQKEEEEAKKRKNSVKDSNTEKKRIEITEDGKTMMPTEALLEGDKESFTTVDSPGDDEDNDDNRNLPEAPPGPRPQRLSELTMKEKTPPIPEGSAFFIFSSTNPFRVLCHKLINHQIFTNLILVFIMLSSVSLAAEDPIRNFSARNIILGYADYVFTSMFTFEILIKMTAFGAFLHKGAFCRNYFNLLDLLVVGVSLVSFGIQSSAISVVKILRVLRVLRPLRAINRAKGLKHVVQCVFVAIRTIGNIMIVTTLLQFMFACIGVQLFKGKFYRCTDDAKSSPDECKGTYILYNNGDTALPMVKERIWYNSDFNFDNVLMAMMALFTVSTFEGWPTLLYKAIDSNRENMGPIYNYRIEISIFFIIYIIIIAFFMMNIFVGFVIVTFQEQGEKEYKNCELDKNQRQCVEYALKARPLRRYIPKNPYQYKFWYVVNSTGFEYVMFVLIILNTLCLAIQHHGQSHLFNYAMDILNMVFTGVFTVEMILKLVAFKPRGYVGDAWNVFDALVVIGSVVDIILSQNYFADAWNTFDALIVVGSVVDIAITEINNTEDSARISITFFRLFRVMRLVKLLSRGEGIRTLLWTFIKSFQALPYVALLIAMLFFIYAVIGMQVFGKIAMVDGTQINRNNNFQTFPQAVLMLFRCATGEAWQEIMLACLPGKLCDSESDYNPGEEKTCGSNFAIIYFISFYMLCAFLIINLFVAVIMDNFDYLTRDWSILGPHHLDEFKRIWSEYDPEAKGRIKHLDVVTLLRRIQPPLGFGKLCPHRVACKRLVAMNMPLNSDGTVMFNATLFALVRTALKIKTEGNLEQANEELRAVIKKIWKRTSMKLLDQVVPPAGDDEVTVGKFYATFLIQDYFRKFKRRKEQGLVGRRSWENTTLALQAGLRTLHDIGPEIRRAISCDLQEEGLVDGTAEEEEEIYRRNGGLFGNHVNHVGMDHPQPTTVTQRPLQILPIYCTPSAAPTQICRRASSSDKEGETEMNSSPIHYNHHHSPHLYDYPHCNSTSPQSPIPSNANLNNANVPSLLSMSSGRQQKCLLQRCRPSSARNKSSTSYSRGLHNKQWKSHSTRTRYYEAYIRSKNGGALHPTIRREEPGGRDSDEERASGEYFSGEEFHEDDIMLTKDRLSKSDFHDAADGDLDHFRDDCGSEGYCDDDKQPICQDDRRSPRRWFLPSPQACNTPTFSFECLRRRSSIDEAPPSPSCTALPLHLVQQQVMAVAGLDAARIARLSPTRSLRSWATPPASPISRDCGPCYTPLIQVDWRSTGSVGSIPGAVKRSSWYTDCQDGLPSRSHSPSRLQLPAESCSHFLQNRGSASSLVEAVLISEGLGKYARDPKFVTAAKHEIADACEMTIDEMESAASNLLNGSMGNGDVAGTESVSSDSRLADAHQRDYSDEEQYVAVKCEEDLTDEMICITSL; this is encoded by the exons GAAACAGTAGAATATGCCTTCCTGATCATTTTTACAAtagaaacatttctgaagatTATTGCCTATGGCTTAGTCATGCACCAAAACTCCTACGTCAGAAACGGATGGAACATGTTGGACTTTGTCATCGTCATTGTGGG GTTGTTCAGTGTTGTCCTGGAAATGATAACCAAAGACGCTGACTCTGGTGGGCAGACTGGAGGCAAACCAGGGGGCTTTGACGTGAAGGCCCTCAGAGCCTTTCGCGTGCTTCGACCTCTTCGCCTTGTTTCTGGAGTTCCCA gTTTACAGGTGGTTTTAAACTCCATAATTAAAGCCATGGTTCCCCTCCTTCACATTGCTCTGCTGGTCCTCTTTGTAATCATCATCTACGCCATCATCGGCCTGGAGCTCTTCATTGGAAAGATGCACGCCACCTGCTTCGTCATAAAATCAG GAGCCCTGGCAGAGGAGGAGCCCGCGCCGTGCGCTGTCTCAGGGCACGGCCGCCGCTGCCTGGTCAATGGCACCATTTGCAGAGAGGGTTGGCAAGGCCCCAACAACGGCATCACCAACTTTGACAACTTTCTGTTCGCCATGCTCACCGTTTTCCAGTGTATCACCATGGAAGGCTGGACCGACGTTCTCTACTGG ATGAATGATGCGATGGGCTTTGAGCTGCCGTGGGTCTACTTTGTCAGTCTGGTCATCTTTGGATCGTTCTTTGTTCTGAACCTGGTCTTGGGAGTGTTGAGTGG AGAGTTTTCCAAAGAGCGTGAAAAGGCCAAAGCTCGCGGCGACTTCCAGAAGCTGCGcgagaagcagcagctggaggaggaccTTAAGGGCTACCTGGACTGGATCACGCAAGCCGAGGACATCGACCCCGAGAACGAGGAGGAGGGGGACGAGGAGGGCAAGCGCAATC GGGTCACGCTGGCTGACCTCActgagaagaagaaaggaaagtttGGCTGGTTCTCTCAGTCCACAGAGACACAGG CCAGCATGCCCACGAGTGAGACAGAGTCGGCGACCACAGACAACCATAATGGAGAAGAGGACAAATCTCTGTGCTGTGGACCGCTATG TCGGCAGTGGCGACGGTGGAACCGCTTCTGCCGCAGGAAGTGCCGGGCGGCCGTGAAATCCGTAACGTTTTATTGGCTCGTCATCATCCTGGTGTTCCTCAACACCCTCACCATCGCGTCAGAGCACTACAACCAACCCGAATGGCTAACAGAAGTGCAAG ATGTAGCCAATAAGGTTCTTTTGGCTTTGTTCACTCTGGAGATGCTCGTGAAGATGTACAGTTTGGGGCTCCAGGCCTACTTTGTGTCGCTGTTCAACCGCTTTGACTGTTTTGTGGTGTGTGGAGGAATCGTGGAGACCATCCTGGTGGAGCTGGCCATCATGTCTCCACTGGGGATCTCGGTTTTGCGCTGCGTGCGCCTCCTCAGGATCTTCAAAGTTACGCG TCACTGGGCGTCTCTTAGTAACCTGGTGGCCTCCCTGCTCAACTCCATGAAGTCCATCgcctccctgctgctgctgctcttcctcttcatcattaTTTTCTCCCTGCTGGGCATGCAACTCTTCGGAGGCAAATTCAACTTTGATGAGACGGTGACCAAGAGAAGCACATTTGATAATTTCCCCCAGGCCCTCCTCACCGTGTTTCAG ATCCTGACAGGCGAGGACTGGAACACCGTGATGTATGACGGCATCATGGCGTACGGTGGACCGGCGTCCTCTGGCATGGTGGTCTGCATTTACttcatcatcctcttcatctGTGGAAACT ACATCCTGCTGAATGTGTTCTTGGCCATCGCTGTTGATAACCTGGCTGACGCAGAGAGCCTCAACACAGcacagaaagaggaggaggaggccaaaaagagaaagaatagTGTTAA GGActcaaacacagagaagaagaggaTTGAAATAACAGAAGACGGGAAAACAATG ATGCCAACGGAGGCCTTGTTAGAGGGGGACAAAGAATCGTTTACGACCGTCGACTCACCAG GTGATGATGAAGATAATGATGATAATAGGAACCTCCCTGAAGCCCCGCCGGGCCCCCGGCCCCAGCGACTCTCTGAACTCACCATGAAGGAGAAGACCCCACCCATCCCGGAGGGCAGTGCGTTTTTCATCTTCAGCAGCACCAACCC gtttcgTGTGCTCTGCCATAAGCTCATCAACCATCAGATCTTCACCAACCTGATCCTGGTCTTCATCATGCTCAGCTCCGTTTCCCTGGCGGCCGAGGACCCCATCCGCAACTTCTCCGCTCGCAACATT ATCCTAGGCTATGCAGACTATGTCTTCACTAGTATGTTTACATTTGAGATCCTTATTAAG ATGACGGCATTTGGAGCGTTCCTGCATAAAGGGGCGTTCTGCAGGAACTACTTCAACCTATTAGACCTGCTGGTCGTCGGCGTGTCTCTCGTCTCCTTTGGTATTCA GTCCTCTGCTATCTCAGTGGTGAAGATCCTCCGTGTTTTGCGGGTCCTCCGTCCGCTCAGGGCCATCAACAGAGCCAAAGGcctgaaa CACGTGGTGCAGTGTGTATTTGTGGCCATCAGAACCATCGGCAACATCATGATTGTCaccaccctcctgcagttcatGTTTGCTTGCATCGGAGTGCAGCTCTTCAAG GGTAAATTCTACCGGTGCACAGATGATGCAAAGTCCAGCCCAGATGAGTGCAA GGGGACATACATTCTTTACAACAATGGGGACACGGCTCTGCCCATGGTGAAGGAGAGGATCTGGTACAACAGTGACTTCAACTTTGACAACGTCCTCATGGCCATGATGGCCCTGTTCACCGTCTCCACCTTTGAGGGTTGGCCCAC TCTGCTGTACAAGGCCATCGACTCTAACAGGGAGAACATGGGCCCCATCTACAACTACCGCATCGAGATCTccatcttcttcatcatctacatcatcatcatcgccTTCTTCATGATGAACATCTTCGTTGGTTTCGTCATCGTTACCTTCCAGGAGCAGGGAGAGAAGGAGTACAAGAACTGCGAGCTGGACAAGAACCAG CGCCAGTGTGTGGAATACGCACTGAAAGCTCGTCCTCTGCGCCGCTACATTCCCAAAAATCCCTACCAGTACAAGTTCTGGTACGTGGTCAACTCCACTGGCTTTGAGTACGTCATGTTTGTCCTGATCATTCTCAACACGCTGTGTCTGGCTATTCAG CACCATGGCCAGTCTCATCTGTTTAACTACGCCATGGACATCCTCAACATGGTCTTCACAGGAGTCTTCACAGTGGAGATGATCCTGAAGCTCGTTGCCTTCAAACCCAGA GGTTATGTCGGGGACGCCTGGAATGTCTTCGATGCTCTAGTGGTGATTGGCAGTGTAGTCGACATCATACTCAGCCAG AACTATTTTGCTGATGCATGGAACACGTTTGATGCCTTAATTGTTGTGGGTAGCGTGGTTGACATTGCCATCACTGAGATCAAT AACACAGAGGACAGCGCTCGCATCTCCATCACCTTCTTCCGCCTGTTCAGGGTGATGCGACTGGTCAAACTCCTGAGCAGAGGGGAAGGAATCAGGACTCTGCTGTGGACCTTCATCAAGTCTTTCCAG GCTCTTCCATATGTTGCCCTCCTGATAGCCATGCTGTTCTTCATCTATGCTGTCATCGGGATGCAG GTGTTTGGAAAAATAGCAATGGTGGACGGAACCCAAATCAACCGCAACAACAACTTCCAAACCTTTCCCCAAGCCGTCCTGATGCTGTTCAG ATGTGCTACGGGGGAGGCGTGGCAGGAGATCATGCTGGCCTGTCTGCCGGGGAAGCTGTGCGACTCGGAGTCCGACTACAACCCGGGAGAGGAGAAAACCTGCGGCAGCAACTTTGCTATAATCTACTTCATCAGTTTCTACATGCTCTGCGCCTTCCTG ATTATCAACCTCTTTGTTGCGGTCATTATGGATAACTTTGATTATCTGACTCGTGATTGGTCCATTCTTGGCCCTCACCATCTGGATGAATTTAAAAGGATATGGTCTGAATATGATCCTGAAGCCAA GGGTAGGATTAAACATCTTGATGTGGTTACCCTGTTGAGGAGGATCCAGCCTCCGTTGGGCTTTGGCAAACTCTGTCCTCACAGAGTCGCCTGTAAG CGACTGGTGGCAATGAACATGCCGCTCAACAGTGACGGGACCGTCATGTTTAACGCCACCTTGTTTGCTTTAGTCCGCACCGCCCTTAAGATCAAGACTGAGG GTAACTTGGAGCAAGCCAACGAGGAGCTGAGAGCTGTAATCAAGAAGATCTGGAAGAGGACCAGCATGAAGCTGCTGGATCAAGTAGTGCCTCCTGCAGGCG ATGACGAGGTAACAGTGGGGAAGTTCTATGCCACCTTCCTGATACAGGACTACTTCAGAAAATTCAAGAGGCGCAAAGAGCAAGGTCTGGTGGGAAGGAGGTCTTGGGAGAACACCACTCTGGCCTTGCAG GCCGGCTTGCGCACCCTTCACGACATTGGACCAGAAATTCGCCGAGCCATATCATGTGACCTACAGGAGGAGGGGCTTGTAGATGGAAcggcagaggaagaggaggagatttATCgg CGCAATGGCGGCCTTTTTGGGAATCACGTTAACCACGTTGGCATGGATCATCCCCAGCCCACTACCGTCACGCAGCGCCCCCTACAGATCCTGCCCATCTACTGCACTCCCTCTGCCGCGCCCACTCAGATTTGCAGGAGAGCCAGCAGCAGCGACAAGGAAGGAGAGACGGAGATGAACTCCTCACCCATCCACTACAACCATCATCATTCCCCTCATCTGTACGATTACCCTCACTGTAACTCCACCTCCCCTCAGTCCCCAATACCCTCCAACGCCAACCTCAACAACGCCAACGTGCCCTCGCTTCTCTCGATGTCCTCTGGGAGGCAGCAGAAGTGTTTATTGCAGAGATGTCGCCCGTCTTCAGCAAGAAATAAGTCATCAACGTCTTACAGCAGGGGATTGCACAACAAGCAGTGGAAGTCCCACTCCACAAG GACGCGCTACTATGAGGCCTATATTAG GTCAAAAAATGGCGGAGCGCTTCACCCGACCATTCGCCGAGAGGAGCCAGGTGGCAGGGACAGCGATGAAGAGCGGGCGTCTGGGGAATACTTCAGTGGGGAGGAATTTCACGAAGACGACATCATGCTTACCAAGGACAGGTTATCCAAGTCGGACTTCCATGATGCTGCAGACGGAGATTTGGACCATTTCAGGGACGACTGTGGGTCTGAAGGTTACTGTGACGACGACAAGCAGCCTATATGCCAGGATGACCGGCGGTCGCCCAGGAGATGGTTTTTACCATCCCCCCAAG CCTGCAACACACCAACCTTCAGCTTTGAGTGTCTTCGCAGAAGAAGTAGCATAGATGAAGCTCCTCCATCTCCATCATGCACAGCTCTTCCACTGCACCTGGTGCAGCAGCAG GTGATGGCGGTAGCCGGTCTGGACGCCGCCAGGATCGCACGTCTGTCTCCCACCAGGTCGCTACGCTCGTGGGCCACACCTCCCGCCTCCCCCATCAGCCGTGACTGTGGCCCCTGCTACACCCCACTCATACAG GTGGACTGGCGCAGTACTGGCAGTGTGGGCAGCATCCCTGGGGCCGTGAAGAGGAGTTCTTGGTACACCGACTGCCAGGACGGCCTGCCCAGCCGTAGCCACTCACCGTCACGGCTGCAGCTACCCGCAGAAAGCTGCTCACACTTCCTGCAAAACAGAGGCAGCGCTAGCAGTCTGGTGGAGGCT GTCCTCATCTCTGAAGGTCTCGGGAAATACGCCAGGGACCCCAAGTTTGTGACAGCGGCCAAACACGAGATCGCAGACGCCTGCGAGATGACCATCGACGAGATGGAGAGCGCTGCCAGCAATCTGCTGAACGGCAGCATGGGTAACGGCGACGTGGCGGGGACGGAAAGCGTCAGCTCAGACTCGCGACTCGCCGACGCGCACCAGAGGGACTACAGCGACGAGGAGCAGTACGTGGCTGTGAAGTGTGAGGAGGACCTAACGGACGAGATGATATGCATCACTTCTCTATAG